From Selenihalanaerobacter shriftii, one genomic window encodes:
- the pyk gene encoding pyruvate kinase, translating into MRRTKIVCTTGPASDDKNILSKLIDNGMNVARMNFSHGNHEEHKKRIDNVRDLATKKEKPVAILLDTKGPEIRTGLLKDDKKVTLEKDQKFTLTSKDVEGDNQKVSVSYKDLPQDVEPGGFILIDDGLIELQIEKVSKTEVECKVVNGGVLGSRKGVNLPGISVNLPAVTKKDTADIKFGIEQDVDFIAASFIRKAADVLEIRRILEENNANIKIISKIENEEGVRNIDEIIEVSDGIMVARGDLGVEIPTEKVPMAQKMMISKCNTEGKPVITATQMLDSMIRNPRPTRAEASDVANAIFDGTDATMLSGETAAGDYPVEAVKTMAKIAEETEESQRYKEQMVQKNPVPPRTVTDSISYSTCETAQDLGAAAIITSTRSGHTARMVSKYRPHAPIVATTPVRKVFNQLILSWGVKPVLVENTTSTDEMLDASVKGALDAEYVETGDLVVVTAGTPAGVTGTTNLLKVQIVGKAVLKGSGIGKQAASGRVCIAKTASEANKKMREGDVLVTYGTDKDFVPAMEKAVAIIIEEPGLTSHAAIVGLNLGVPVVVGASNVVDALVDGDLITVDSVRGLVYKGEANVL; encoded by the coding sequence ATGAGAAGAACAAAGATAGTATGTACTACTGGGCCGGCTAGTGATGATAAGAATATTCTATCTAAATTAATCGACAATGGAATGAATGTAGCTAGAATGAATTTTTCTCATGGGAATCATGAGGAACATAAAAAAAGAATTGATAATGTAAGAGATTTAGCAACTAAAAAAGAGAAGCCAGTAGCTATATTGCTGGATACTAAAGGTCCTGAAATTAGAACAGGTTTATTAAAAGATGATAAGAAGGTTACATTGGAAAAAGATCAAAAATTCACTTTAACTTCTAAAGATGTTGAAGGAGATAACCAAAAGGTATCTGTTAGTTATAAAGATTTACCTCAGGATGTAGAGCCTGGTGGATTTATTCTTATAGATGATGGATTAATTGAATTGCAAATAGAGAAAGTTTCTAAAACTGAGGTTGAATGTAAAGTAGTAAATGGAGGGGTATTAGGATCGCGCAAAGGAGTTAATTTACCAGGAATTTCCGTTAATTTGCCAGCAGTTACAAAGAAGGATACAGCAGATATCAAATTTGGTATTGAACAAGATGTAGATTTTATTGCAGCTTCCTTTATTCGGAAGGCAGCTGATGTATTGGAAATTAGACGTATTCTAGAAGAAAATAATGCGAATATTAAGATTATTTCTAAGATAGAGAATGAAGAAGGAGTAAGAAATATTGATGAAATTATAGAGGTTTCCGATGGTATCATGGTTGCCAGAGGAGATTTAGGAGTTGAGATTCCTACTGAAAAAGTACCAATGGCACAAAAGATGATGATCAGCAAGTGTAATACAGAGGGTAAACCGGTGATTACTGCTACTCAAATGTTGGACTCTATGATTCGAAATCCACGACCAACTAGAGCAGAAGCTAGTGATGTAGCAAATGCAATCTTTGATGGTACCGATGCTACTATGCTTTCCGGAGAAACAGCAGCTGGTGATTATCCAGTGGAAGCAGTTAAGACTATGGCTAAAATTGCAGAAGAGACAGAGGAGTCTCAAAGATATAAAGAACAGATGGTTCAAAAGAATCCAGTTCCACCACGAACAGTAACTGACTCAATCAGTTATTCAACTTGTGAGACTGCTCAAGACTTAGGTGCAGCGGCAATTATTACTTCTACTCGCTCTGGTCATACAGCTCGGATGGTTTCTAAATATAGACCACATGCGCCGATTGTAGCAACTACTCCAGTTAGAAAAGTATTTAATCAATTAATTTTATCCTGGGGAGTTAAGCCGGTCTTAGTAGAGAACACCACTTCTACAGATGAAATGTTAGATGCATCAGTAAAAGGAGCTTTAGATGCTGAATATGTTGAAACAGGAGATTTAGTAGTAGTAACGGCTGGAACTCCAGCAGGAGTGACAGGTACTACTAATTTACTTAAAGTACAGATTGTTGGTAAAGCAGTCTTAAAAGGATCAGGAATTGGAAAACAAGCTGCCAGTGGTCGAGTCTGTATAGCCAAGACGGCTAGTGAAGCAAATAAAAAGATGCGAGAAGGTGATGTATTAGTTACTTATGGTACAGACAAAGATTTTGTTCCGGCTATGGAAAAGGCAGTAGCAATAATTATTGAAGAACCAGGGTTAACTTCCCATGCTGCTATTGTAGGATTGAATTTAGGAGTTCCAGTAGTTGTAGGGGCTTCTAATGTAGTTGATGCATTAGTAGATGGTGACTTAATAACTGTAGATAGTGTTCGCGGTTTAGTCTATAAAGGAGAAGCTAATGTGTTATAA